A genomic region of Megalobrama amblycephala isolate DHTTF-2021 linkage group LG6, ASM1881202v1, whole genome shotgun sequence contains the following coding sequences:
- the lrrc58b gene encoding LOW QUALITY PROTEIN: leucine-rich repeat-containing protein 58 (The sequence of the model RefSeq protein was modified relative to this genomic sequence to represent the inferred CDS: inserted 1 base in 1 codon): MEGFEGASSAESVLDLSRMNLNNQSLDTVSEKRRKDTKQLYLCYNRMTVLPESICLFSNLEFLDISNNTLSVICEDITRLTKLKTLIAKNNRLNEFSLPKQFGSLQLEMLNLSGNRFEEVPSQCLQLLRLQSLSLGGNRLKSIPAEIESLTSLELLYLGGNQISSIPAELANLPCLTYLVLCDNRIQSVPPTLNRLHSLRSLSLHNNLLTYLPREXLSLVQLQELSLRGNPLVVRFVKDMTYDPPSLLELAGRTVKSKNLLYSYKDLPSHLVNYLDMASKCPNPKCAGVYFDSCVRHIKFVDFCGKYRLPLMHYLCSPECTSPCSSNPQSDADSDDDNSVPADRLQRVLLG, encoded by the exons ATGGAGGGTTTTGAAGGAGCCAGCAGCGCCGAGAGTGTTTTAGATCTGTCCCGAATGAATCTGAACAATCAGAGTTTGGACACGGTTAGCGAGAAACGACGGAAAGACACGAAGCAGCTGTATCTGTGTTATAACCGAATGACGGTTCTGCCTGAATCAATCTGTTTATTCTCTAACCTGGAGTTTCTCGATATAAGTAACAACACCCTGTCGGTCATCTGCGAGGACATTACCCGACTGACCAAACTCAAAACCCTCATAGCCAAGAATAATCGTTTAAATGAGTTTTCCCTACCAAAACAGTTTGGGTCTCTGCAACTGGAAATGTTGAATTTGAGCGGAAACAGGTTCGAGGAGGTGCCGAGCCAGTGTCTGCAGCTGCTGCGACTACAGTCACTGTCTCTGGGAGGAAACAGACTGAAGAGCATCCCAGCAGAGATAGAGAGTCTGACCAG ctTAGAGCTGTTGTATCTGGGTGGTAACCAGATCTCCTCCATCCCTGCTGAACTAGCTAACTTGCCCTGCCTCACTTACCTAGTTCTGTGTGATAATCGCATCCAGAGTGTCCCACCTACACTCAACAG GCTCCATTCCCTGCGCTCTCTTAGTCTGCATAATAACTTGCTGACGTATCTTCCGAGAG ATCTGAGCCTGGTACAACTTCAGGAGCTCAGTCTCCGTGGAAATCCCTTGGTCGTACGCTTCGTCAAGGACATGACTTATGACCCCCCATCACTGCTGGAGCTGGCTGGCCGCACCGTCAAAAGCAAGAACCTTCTGTACTCATATAAAGACCTCCCAAGTCATCTAGTCAACTACCTAGACATGGCCAGCAAGTGCCCCAACCCCAAGTGTGCAG GCGTTTACTTCGACTCATGTGTTCGTCACATCAAGTTTGTGGATTTCTGCGGGAAGTATCGCCTGCCCTTGATGCACTACCTGTGCTCCCCAGAATGCACCTCTCCCTGCAGCTCCAACCCTCAGAGCGACGCTGACTCGGATGATGACAACAGCGTGCCCGCCGATCGCCTTCAAAGAGTTCTGCTGGGATAA